The region ACACCAGGATCAGTGTGACCGGCGGGGGCGTTTCGTGAAAACGTTCGAGCAGGGTCAGCAGCACGGCGCAGCCCGCCCGGTCGTCCAGGGCGTGCGCGGTGTAGCGGCCACTCTGGCGGCCCAGTTCTTCCAGGCTGCCGACAAAGCCCACCGGATCGCCCACCGCCACGCCCATCTCGAGAACCTCCTGCTGACTGCGTGCGCCGACGTCTACGTACAGACTGGCGTATGGGACGACATTTGCGCGGTCAGCGTCGCCCAGCAGATGGGCGCTCTTGGTGCCGATCACGCCCAGCAATTTCCCAGTGTTCTCGGTGCGAATCCAGACGCGCTGCGCGGGGAGAATCCGGTCATCCAAGCCGCCCAGCTTCTCCAGGCGCAAAAACCCATCAGCCCCAATCTTGTAGACGCGGAAACCCACCTCGTCCATGTGCGCCGAGAGAACGCAGCGCCGCTCGTTTTCCTGGGCCGCGTTGCGCACGGCGATTACGTTGCCGAAAGCGTCCACGTCGAGGCTGTCGGCATACGGGCGGGCCGCCGCTGCTATCCGTTGGACGACGTCTTCTTCGGAGCCGCTGGGTCCCGTGGCCTCCACCAGCGCGCGCAGGTGCTTCATGACGGAGGGGAGGGGGGAAGGCTGAGCGGTGGGGGTAGATTCGGTCATGGATCTCCTCTTTGTCTAGCGCTGAATATGCGGCAGTTCCTCAGCGTCACGTTGACGACGTGGGAGGCGGTAGGCGCTGTCCTGGAGGGTACAGAGATCGAGCCAAGCGCACAACTGGCAGGGTCAGAACTCCGTCGTTCTAGACAGTATTCCGGCCGGTACAACATTGCACTCCAAGGCGCGGCCCATCAGGCCCAGGCGAAAGTTCATTTGACGAACACGCCACGGAACTGCCTGGCCACTCGCTCGCTCTGCCTGTTCGCTGGTCACGAGCACGCCGTACATCACCGCGTCAACGTCCAGGCGCTGCAGAACACACAGATCGCTCGCCGTCA is a window of Deinococcus radiopugnans ATCC 19172 DNA encoding:
- a CDS encoding M42 family metallopeptidase, translating into MTESTPTAQPSPLPSVMKHLRALVEATGPSGSEEDVVQRIAAAARPYADSLDVDAFGNVIAVRNAAQENERRCVLSAHMDEVGFRVYKIGADGFLRLEKLGGLDDRILPAQRVWIRTENTGKLLGVIGTKSAHLLGDADRANVVPYASLYVDVGARSQQEVLEMGVAVGDPVGFVGSLEELGRQSGRYTAHALDDRAGCAVLLTLLERFHETPPPVTLILVFSVQEEVGLRGASALARHLRADVALALDMTAGDDTPEFSGAHLHLGAGPTVKMMDASTQAHPAIRRGLLGAAQKRGLAVQREVLKGIGTDAGALQYLGQGVPTGAVSVVNRYTHSPVEVLDSRDLEGAVTLLEGFLHDLPGLDLRFTALPDQSPDGKASG